A single Pseudoalteromonas marina DNA region contains:
- a CDS encoding tRNA1(Val) (adenine(37)-N6)-methyltransferase, with product MSGFAFKQFKVEHDICAMKVSTDGILLGAWANLAGANSLLDIGTGTGLLALMCKQRRPALSITAVEIDENAYNQALQNVANSPWPNIAIKHQTIQSFNSDAPFDVIISNPPYFNHSLKGNNAARNTARHTDGLGFEELINAFKRLSHSQSRFSLILPNTEALVFIELATQKGLYLNAHCQVKATPSKPISRSLMTFSYLESQTDNSTLCIRELNNNYTTDYITLCKAFYLKMA from the coding sequence ATGTCTGGTTTTGCATTTAAACAATTTAAGGTTGAACACGACATCTGCGCAATGAAGGTTTCAACCGACGGCATTTTGCTTGGTGCGTGGGCAAACTTAGCTGGTGCAAACTCGTTACTAGACATTGGTACAGGCACGGGATTATTGGCGTTAATGTGTAAACAGCGCAGGCCAGCATTGAGTATTACTGCGGTTGAAATAGATGAAAACGCATACAATCAAGCATTACAAAACGTAGCAAATAGTCCGTGGCCCAATATAGCTATTAAGCATCAAACTATTCAAAGCTTTAATAGTGACGCTCCCTTTGATGTCATCATTTCTAATCCGCCTTACTTTAATCACAGTTTAAAAGGCAATAATGCCGCCCGAAACACTGCGCGTCACACCGATGGTTTGGGCTTTGAGGAGCTAATTAACGCGTTTAAGCGGCTTAGCCATTCACAGTCACGGTTTAGTTTAATACTGCCAAACACTGAGGCTTTAGTATTTATTGAGCTTGCTACTCAAAAAGGGCTTTATTTAAATGCACATTGCCAAGTAAAAGCGACACCTAGCAAACCCATAAGCCGCAGTTTAATGACGTTTAGTTATCTAGAATCACAAACCGACAATTCAACGCTATGCATTAGAGAGTTAAACAATAATTACACTACTGATTACATTACTTTGTGTAAGGCATTTTATTTAAAGATGGCGTAA
- the srmB gene encoding ATP-dependent RNA helicase SrmB — MQFSEFDLDTKLLDAIDKMGYEKPTSIQQQAIPEALQGRDILASAPTGTGKTAAFLIPAIQYLLDFPRREPGFARVLIMTPTRELAYQIHEQCELLAKRTHLKIGVVTGGINYGTHKEIFEKNNDVLIATPGRLMEYLETENFHAEHVEMLIIDEADRMLDMGFKKEMSRICDEAKNRRQCFLFSATLEGDSVERFAETTLNDPALLEAESSRKEKAKIHQWVHLADDYHHKLELLVNTLNGPDVSKAIVFVKTRERLETLIGELTNNGVKAAWLRGEMPQDKRMKAMENFHSGRTKILIATDVAARGIDVSDISHVINFDMPRTADVYVHRIGRTGRAGKKGIAISLVEAHDIGILYKVERYIEQKLKRRVIKGIEPQHKEAKPPVKKRKDPVKMKAKKKAKVKKKK, encoded by the coding sequence ATGCAATTTTCTGAATTTGATCTTGATACCAAATTACTCGATGCCATTGATAAAATGGGCTACGAGAAGCCAACCAGTATTCAACAACAAGCTATTCCTGAAGCTCTTCAGGGACGTGATATTTTAGCGTCTGCGCCAACTGGCACAGGTAAAACAGCGGCATTTTTAATTCCTGCGATTCAATACTTATTGGATTTTCCGCGCCGTGAACCTGGTTTTGCCCGCGTATTAATTATGACGCCAACACGTGAGCTGGCTTATCAAATTCATGAGCAATGTGAGTTACTAGCCAAACGTACGCACCTAAAAATTGGTGTCGTGACCGGCGGTATTAACTACGGAACGCATAAAGAAATTTTTGAAAAAAATAACGACGTGTTAATTGCCACTCCAGGGCGATTAATGGAATACCTTGAAACTGAAAACTTTCATGCTGAACATGTCGAAATGCTTATTATTGATGAAGCCGACCGTATGCTAGACATGGGTTTCAAAAAAGAAATGAGCCGTATTTGTGACGAAGCTAAAAATCGCCGTCAGTGCTTTTTATTCTCAGCAACCCTTGAGGGTGACAGCGTAGAGCGATTTGCAGAAACCACATTAAACGATCCAGCTTTGTTAGAAGCTGAGTCGTCTCGTAAAGAAAAAGCTAAAATTCACCAGTGGGTTCATCTTGCTGATGATTACCACCATAAACTCGAGCTTTTAGTCAACACCCTTAACGGCCCAGACGTGAGTAAAGCCATTGTATTTGTTAAAACCCGTGAACGTTTAGAAACTCTCATTGGTGAATTAACTAATAACGGTGTAAAAGCCGCTTGGCTGCGAGGTGAAATGCCACAAGACAAGCGCATGAAAGCAATGGAAAACTTTCATAGTGGCCGCACTAAAATATTAATTGCAACAGATGTAGCTGCTCGCGGTATTGACGTATCTGACATTAGCCACGTTATTAACTTTGATATGCCACGTACCGCCGACGTATATGTTCACCGTATTGGCCGTACTGGTCGTGCAGGTAAAAAAGGCATCGCTATTTCATTAGTTGAAGCGCATGATATTGGTATTTTGTACAAAGTAGAACGCTACATTGAACAGAAGCTTAAACGCCGTGTAATTAAAGGCATTGAGCCTCAGCATAAAGAGGCTAAGCCACCGGTTAAAAAGCGCAAAGATCCGGTAAAAATGAAAGCAAAGAAAAAAGCGAAAGTTAAAAAGAAAAAGTAA
- a CDS encoding BON domain-containing protein, whose product MNRLKLTIALVSFCCLFLLACATKVSAATHLAVVSSVATQPNLQQTITSTLRTNPNFALSNIRVQVKDGEVVLHGQAQTGFERALAQKFLENMDGVKIIRNKISVI is encoded by the coding sequence ATGAACCGCTTAAAGTTAACTATTGCGTTAGTTTCGTTTTGTTGTTTATTTTTGTTAGCCTGCGCTACCAAAGTGAGTGCAGCAACACACCTAGCCGTAGTCAGCAGCGTAGCAACTCAACCTAACCTTCAACAAACCATTACAAGCACGCTTCGTACTAACCCCAACTTTGCATTAAGCAATATTCGCGTACAGGTTAAAGATGGCGAGGTAGTATTACATGGTCAAGCGCAAACCGGTTTTGAACGTGCGCTTGCTCAAAAGTTTTTAGAAAATATGGATGGTGTTAAAATCATCCGTAACAAAATTAGTGTTATTTGA
- a CDS encoding mechanosensitive ion channel family protein — translation MISIPSITEAEKLIEEKLGGWFDVVISHIPNFIVAVIIAIIFSMLARFAGNLMKNILRRSLDSQQIADLMASIFKVIVLCVGVFIALDFVGLKGTVTSLLAGAGIVGLAIGFAFQDMTENLIAGIAMGIRKPFKTGDVIETDDVFGSVHSINLRNTLIESFYGQLILVPNKVLFRNVLKNYTTLGVRRIEVPVGISYGDDIEKAKEVIVDKINDLDFVIRKNETDVYAEGFGDSSINLLVWFWIKYPGEPDFMTVRHKGVVAVKQALDEADISIPFPIRTLDFGIKGGEKLDAMISDKINQQSSNKGNAGGADSGQNE, via the coding sequence ATGATCAGCATACCCTCGATAACAGAAGCTGAAAAACTTATCGAAGAAAAACTCGGCGGTTGGTTTGATGTTGTTATAAGTCACATTCCTAATTTTATAGTGGCGGTTATTATTGCCATTATATTTTCAATGCTAGCGCGCTTTGCTGGCAACCTAATGAAAAACATATTGCGCCGTTCACTCGACTCTCAACAAATAGCCGATTTAATGGCTTCAATATTTAAGGTTATTGTGCTGTGTGTTGGGGTATTTATAGCGCTGGATTTTGTGGGTTTAAAAGGTACGGTTACCTCTTTATTAGCCGGTGCGGGTATTGTTGGTTTAGCCATAGGTTTTGCGTTTCAAGATATGACCGAAAACTTGATTGCGGGCATAGCAATGGGTATACGCAAGCCCTTTAAAACAGGAGACGTAATCGAAACCGACGACGTGTTTGGTTCAGTACACTCAATAAACCTGCGTAATACGCTAATAGAGAGCTTTTACGGGCAGTTAATTTTAGTACCAAACAAGGTATTATTCAGAAATGTGTTAAAAAATTACACCACACTTGGAGTTAGACGCATAGAGGTACCGGTAGGCATTTCGTATGGTGACGACATTGAAAAAGCGAAAGAAGTTATTGTAGATAAGATTAACGATTTGGACTTTGTCATTCGTAAAAACGAAACCGATGTTTATGCTGAAGGCTTTGGCGACAGTAGCATTAATTTATTGGTGTGGTTTTGGATTAAATACCCAGGTGAACCAGACTTTATGACAGTGCGTCATAAAGGCGTAGTTGCTGTTAAACAAGCGTTGGATGAAGCTGATATTAGTATTCCATTCCCTATTCGCACGCTCGATTTTGGTATTAAAGGCGGTGAAAAACTCGATGCCATGATCAGCGATAAAATTAACCAGCAATCATCAAATAAAGGCAACGCTGGTGGAGCTGATTCAGGCCAAAACGAATAA
- the yaaA gene encoding peroxide stress protein YaaA, which produces MITVISPAKNLDYETPPATDKFTQPELLEHSEELMKVCRELTPAQIGSLMKISDKLSGLNAARFSEWSQPFTINNAKQAALAFNGDVYGGLEASTLTASDLDYAQSHLRILSGLYGLLKPLDLMQAYRLEMGTKLENSRGKNLYEFWGSIIADKLNEVTKAQDAQYLVNLASNEYFKAVDKKALNAQIITPHFKDCKNGQYKVISFYAKKARGMMARYIIENQVTQLSQLKEFTVAGYYFSAEVTTKELEPVFMRDEQN; this is translated from the coding sequence ATGATCACTGTTATTTCACCTGCAAAAAATCTTGATTACGAAACGCCACCGGCAACCGATAAGTTCACTCAGCCTGAATTACTCGAGCACAGCGAGGAACTCATGAAAGTATGCCGTGAACTAACACCTGCGCAAATTGGCAGTTTAATGAAAATTAGCGATAAGCTTTCTGGCCTTAATGCTGCTCGCTTTAGCGAATGGTCGCAACCCTTTACCATTAATAATGCCAAACAAGCCGCGCTTGCTTTTAATGGTGATGTATACGGTGGGTTAGAGGCGAGCACTTTAACTGCAAGCGACCTTGATTACGCGCAAAGTCATTTGCGTATATTATCTGGATTATATGGCCTGTTAAAACCGCTTGATTTAATGCAAGCGTACCGACTAGAAATGGGCACTAAGCTTGAAAACTCTCGTGGTAAAAACCTGTATGAGTTTTGGGGTAGTATTATTGCTGATAAGCTAAATGAAGTAACAAAAGCACAAGATGCACAATACCTCGTTAACCTAGCTTCAAACGAATACTTCAAAGCGGTAGATAAAAAAGCGCTCAACGCGCAAATTATTACGCCGCACTTTAAAGACTGCAAAAATGGTCAATACAAGGTAATTAGCTTTTATGCTAAAAAAGCGCGCGGCATGATGGCGCGTTACATTATAGAAAACCAAGTAACGCAACTAAGTCAGCTAAAAGAGTTTACTGTAGCGGGTTACTATTTTAGCGCTGAGGTAACAACGAAAGAGTTAGAGCCGGTATTTATGCGCGACGAGCAAAACTAA
- the tal gene encoding transaldolase, producing MTSALQRLKQHSSIVADTGDIEAIKKHQPEDATTNPSLLLKASEIEAYKPYLDKAWSYAKETEQAPAKQLELACDYFAVLLGKEISEIVPGYISTEVDARLSFDTQATIDKAHTLLSLYEKEGVSKDKILIKVASTWEGIKAAEQLEKEGTKCNLTLLFSDAQARACADANVFLISPFVGRILDWHVANGMEKPTDPLQDPGVQSVRSIFEFYKRHDYKTVVMGASFRNTGEIIALTGCDKLTISPNLLEDLGNLEGAQEYLLESDIPKEPKPEPLTEAQFRWLHNQDAMATEKLAEGIRSFADAQEQLEARFKAM from the coding sequence ATGACTTCAGCTCTACAAAGGCTAAAACAACATTCATCTATCGTAGCCGACACTGGCGATATTGAAGCGATCAAAAAGCATCAACCAGAAGATGCAACCACAAACCCGTCGCTTTTATTAAAAGCGAGCGAGATTGAAGCTTATAAGCCTTACCTAGATAAAGCTTGGAGCTATGCAAAAGAAACCGAGCAAGCTCCAGCTAAACAACTAGAACTTGCATGTGACTACTTTGCTGTTTTACTTGGTAAAGAAATTAGTGAGATTGTACCGGGTTATATTTCTACCGAAGTAGATGCACGTTTATCGTTTGATACTCAAGCAACTATTGATAAAGCACACACATTACTTAGCCTTTACGAAAAAGAAGGTGTAAGCAAAGACAAAATTTTAATTAAAGTTGCGTCTACGTGGGAAGGTATTAAAGCCGCTGAGCAGTTAGAAAAAGAAGGCACTAAATGTAACCTTACTTTATTATTTAGCGACGCCCAAGCCCGTGCATGTGCTGATGCAAATGTATTTCTAATCTCGCCATTTGTTGGTCGTATTTTAGATTGGCACGTTGCTAACGGCATGGAAAAACCAACGGATCCACTACAAGATCCAGGTGTTCAATCAGTACGCAGCATTTTTGAATTTTACAAACGTCATGACTACAAAACAGTAGTGATGGGCGCAAGTTTCCGTAATACGGGCGAAATTATTGCCCTAACAGGTTGTGACAAGCTAACTATTAGCCCTAACCTTTTAGAAGACTTAGGTAACCTTGAAGGCGCACAAGAATATTTACTAGAAAGTGATATTCCTAAAGAGCCGAAACCTGAGCCGCTTACAGAAGCTCAGTTCCGTTGGTTACATAACCAAGATGCAATGGCAACTGAAAAGCTAGCTGAAGGTATTCGCTCTTTTGCTGATGCACAAGAACAGCTAGAAGCACGTTTTAAAGCAATGTAA
- a CDS encoding DUF3545 family protein, protein MDSLNDILEILEGPDEKRKTSQKNKKRKWREIEAIKDKQRLRKELEEFDYFADTIAIDELDF, encoded by the coding sequence ATGGATAGCCTAAACGATATATTAGAGATACTAGAAGGTCCTGATGAAAAAAGAAAAACCTCTCAGAAGAACAAAAAAAGAAAATGGCGCGAAATAGAAGCAATAAAAGATAAACAACGTCTACGTAAAGAATTAGAGGAGTTTGATTACTTTGCAGACACAATTGCAATTGATGAGCTAGATTTTTAA
- the ung gene encoding uracil-DNA glycosylase, whose protein sequence is MSDWDTFLQNELQHPYMQQTLNAVENRRAEGIAVYPPESYVFNAFNATPLNNIRVVILGQDPYHGEGQAHGLCFSVMPEVKKLPPSLKNMYKELATDIDGFVIPEHGYLQSWAEQGVFLLNTVLTVEQGQAHSHKHLGWEQFTDNVIAHINANCDGVVFILWGAHAQKKGKGIDSTRHSILSGPHPSPLSAHRGFFGCKHFSKTNELLLAQGKKPINWQV, encoded by the coding sequence ATGAGCGACTGGGATACATTTTTACAAAACGAGCTACAGCACCCTTATATGCAGCAAACTTTAAATGCAGTTGAAAACCGCCGAGCTGAAGGTATTGCTGTTTACCCTCCCGAGTCGTACGTATTTAATGCATTTAATGCCACGCCGCTAAACAATATTAGGGTGGTAATTTTAGGGCAAGACCCTTACCACGGCGAAGGGCAAGCTCATGGGCTGTGTTTTTCTGTTATGCCCGAGGTAAAAAAACTCCCACCCTCGCTTAAAAATATGTACAAAGAGCTAGCTACAGATATTGATGGCTTTGTTATTCCTGAGCATGGTTACTTACAAAGCTGGGCAGAACAAGGCGTGTTTTTACTAAATACTGTTTTAACGGTAGAGCAAGGGCAAGCCCATTCCCATAAACATTTGGGTTGGGAGCAATTTACCGATAATGTTATTGCTCACATCAACGCGAACTGTGATGGAGTTGTGTTTATTTTGTGGGGAGCGCATGCGCAAAAAAAAGGGAAAGGCATAGATAGCACTCGCCACTCTATTTTGAGTGGGCCACATCCGTCGCCGCTGTCGGCTCACCGAGGCTTTTTTGGTTGTAAGCACTTTTCGAAAACTAACGAACTGCTGTTAGCGCAAGGTAAAAAACCTATAAATTGGCAGGTTTAG
- a CDS encoding cobalamin-binding protein, whose translation MFKLLFIGFMLLSLQGNTVANSAPEIKKLRIVALAPHIVENLFAIGAGDNIVGTVDYADYPYEAKNIARIGGYYGISLEKLLALKPDLVIAWKSGNQQEDIAQIERLGIKVHLSNPTTIEAVQTELLTLGKLTGYEKQSQQVAKAFKQKLTAIIKNQQGKQPISGFYQLWAEPMMTISESTWIGQLVNTCHVNNVFANSTTPYPQISIENVIVTKPQIIIIPDEKSNTPQPNVNWQAWPEVPAVTNNQFIRVNADLLHRFTPRMLDGLADMCDKIDASRKIIKSM comes from the coding sequence GTGTTTAAATTGCTTTTTATAGGTTTCATGCTGCTTAGTTTACAAGGCAATACTGTGGCGAACTCAGCGCCTGAGATTAAAAAACTACGTATAGTTGCGCTTGCCCCACACATAGTCGAAAACCTATTTGCCATTGGTGCAGGTGACAATATTGTGGGTACCGTTGACTATGCCGATTACCCATATGAAGCAAAAAATATAGCTCGCATTGGCGGGTACTATGGTATTTCTCTTGAGAAATTATTAGCCTTAAAACCTGATTTAGTGATTGCTTGGAAAAGCGGAAATCAGCAGGAAGATATCGCACAAATAGAGCGCTTGGGTATTAAAGTTCATTTAAGTAACCCTACAACCATAGAAGCCGTGCAAACTGAGCTACTAACACTTGGCAAACTAACAGGGTACGAAAAGCAAAGCCAACAGGTTGCTAAAGCTTTTAAGCAAAAGTTAACCGCTATTATTAAAAACCAGCAAGGGAAGCAGCCTATATCTGGTTTTTATCAGTTATGGGCTGAGCCTATGATGACAATCAGTGAAAGTACATGGATTGGCCAACTAGTAAATACCTGCCACGTAAATAATGTGTTTGCTAATAGCACGACCCCGTATCCACAAATCAGCATTGAAAATGTCATTGTTACTAAGCCTCAAATTATTATTATTCCTGACGAAAAATCTAATACCCCGCAGCCTAATGTTAATTGGCAGGCATGGCCAGAAGTGCCTGCGGTTACAAATAACCAGTTTATTCGCGTTAATGCCGATTTACTTCACCGTTTTACACCGCGTATGTTAGATGGGCTTGCTGATATGTGTGATAAAATAGACGCGTCACGAAAAATAATAAAGAGTATGTAA
- the cobO gene encoding cob(I)yrinic acid a,c-diamide adenosyltransferase, protein MTEQTNDKHKQRQQKVKEHVDARVEAAQEVKGIFQVITGNGKGKSTSGFGVVARCVGHGQKAAVCQFIKGTWECGERNLLQGAGVEFAVMNTGFTWDTQNKEADTLAAQATWQEAKRMLADSSINLVLLDELTYMVTYGYIDLDEVLSALNNRPTMQSVIITGRAAHRALTDLADTVSEVRNVKHAFDSGVKALEGFDY, encoded by the coding sequence ATGACTGAACAAACAAACGACAAACACAAACAGCGCCAGCAAAAAGTAAAAGAACACGTAGATGCCCGTGTTGAAGCCGCGCAAGAGGTTAAAGGTATTTTTCAGGTTATTACTGGCAATGGTAAAGGTAAATCGACTTCTGGTTTTGGCGTGGTAGCACGCTGTGTTGGCCACGGTCAAAAAGCCGCTGTGTGTCAATTCATAAAAGGGACATGGGAGTGTGGTGAGCGTAATTTATTACAAGGCGCAGGCGTTGAATTTGCTGTAATGAATACTGGCTTTACGTGGGATACACAAAATAAAGAAGCCGATACCTTAGCAGCGCAAGCAACATGGCAAGAGGCAAAGCGTATGCTTGCCGACAGCAGTATTAACTTAGTGTTACTTGATGAGCTTACCTACATGGTGACTTATGGTTATATCGACTTAGACGAAGTACTAAGCGCACTTAATAATCGCCCAACTATGCAGTCGGTTATTATCACAGGACGCGCAGCGCACAGAGCATTGACTGACCTTGCCGATACAGTGAGCGAAGTACGTAATGTAAAACACGCATTCGACTCAGGTGTAAAAGCGTTAGAAGGGTTTGACTACTAG
- a CDS encoding cobyric acid synthase produces the protein MKTLMIQGTTSDAGKSTLVAALCRVFANQGIKVAPFKPQNMALNSAVTNDGGEIGRAQALQAIAAKVEPETDFNPILLKPNSDTGAQVIIHGKAISNMEAGKYHDYKKVAMDAVITSHERLAKRFDLLLVEGAGSPAEINLRENDIANMGYAEKVDCPVIIIADIDKGGVFAHLVGTLALLSGSEQARVKGFVINRFRGDISLLQGGLDWLEQYTGKPVLGVLPYLHDLTLDAEDAVAINNNVTHATINIAILLVPHISNHTDFDALRLHPNINVNYIRHTQVIPDVDLIILPGSKNVLGDLTFLINEGWDNQIKRHLRYGGKVLGICGGMQMLGNIIYDPEGVESSLKSVSGLALCDFETTLTSQKVLSKVTATLKLNNRQTLCSGYEIHGGVSKGNALKTPLITFSQHPNGFKTDGFISDDNAIAGTYLHGLFDEPNATMEILKWVKPDLNIDPISIDTHREQQLARLATMCETHLDIAQITSIYKGHNND, from the coding sequence ATGAAAACACTCATGATACAGGGTACTACCTCGGATGCGGGAAAAAGCACCTTAGTGGCTGCACTTTGCCGAGTATTTGCAAATCAAGGCATAAAAGTCGCACCGTTCAAGCCACAAAATATGGCACTTAATAGCGCAGTGACAAACGACGGTGGCGAAATTGGCCGTGCGCAAGCTTTGCAAGCTATTGCTGCTAAGGTAGAGCCCGAAACCGACTTTAACCCGATATTACTTAAGCCCAATAGCGATACAGGCGCCCAAGTTATTATTCATGGTAAAGCGATTAGCAACATGGAAGCCGGCAAGTACCACGATTATAAAAAAGTCGCCATGGACGCTGTCATTACATCACACGAGCGTTTAGCAAAACGGTTTGATCTTTTATTGGTGGAAGGTGCGGGAAGCCCCGCTGAAATAAACCTGCGTGAAAACGACATAGCTAACATGGGCTACGCTGAAAAAGTAGACTGCCCAGTGATTATTATTGCTGATATAGATAAAGGCGGTGTATTTGCTCATTTAGTGGGGACATTGGCATTACTTAGCGGATCTGAGCAAGCCCGTGTAAAGGGCTTTGTAATTAACCGTTTTAGAGGTGATATAAGTTTGCTTCAAGGAGGGCTTGACTGGTTAGAGCAATACACGGGTAAGCCTGTTTTAGGAGTACTGCCATACCTTCACGATTTAACTCTCGACGCGGAAGACGCTGTTGCAATAAACAATAACGTTACCCATGCAACTATTAATATTGCAATATTATTAGTGCCGCATATTAGTAATCATACCGATTTTGACGCACTGCGTTTACACCCAAATATTAATGTTAACTATATACGCCATACGCAGGTCATTCCTGATGTTGATCTTATTATATTGCCAGGTAGTAAAAACGTACTTGGCGATTTAACCTTTTTGATAAACGAAGGGTGGGATAATCAGATAAAACGCCACTTACGCTATGGTGGAAAAGTACTTGGAATTTGTGGGGGAATGCAAATGCTGGGTAATATAATTTACGACCCCGAGGGTGTTGAGTCGTCATTAAAAAGTGTGAGTGGGTTAGCCTTATGTGATTTTGAAACCACACTCACATCGCAAAAAGTATTAAGTAAAGTGACGGCCACTTTAAAGCTAAATAATCGACAAACTTTATGTAGTGGTTATGAAATCCATGGGGGAGTAAGTAAAGGCAATGCATTAAAGACCCCTTTAATTACCTTTAGTCAGCATCCAAATGGGTTTAAAACAGATGGTTTTATAAGTGACGATAACGCAATTGCGGGCACTTATTTACACGGTTTATTTGATGAGCCCAACGCCACGATGGAAATTTTAAAATGGGTAAAGCCAGATTTAAATATTGATCCAATAAGTATTGATACACACCGCGAACAGCAGTTAGCGCGTTTAGCAACCATGTGCGAAACACATTTAGATATAGCGCAAATTACCTCGATTTATAAAGGGCACAATAATGACTGA